The window GCATGAATCGCCCCTACGGTTTAGCGGGTGTTGGGTGAGGCGCCGATAAGTTGTTCAGACAATAGCCGGTGGGTGATGGTGAGTGCATCACGCACAATCACTCCCGCAGCGCCGTGGTAGTAATGCAGATTGCACTTCACTGGCGCGAGAAGGTTGTTCCGGTCCTGCGTTTCAAAGCCGGTCCAGGCAGCAATCGGCATATCATTCATACTGCGATCGACGCAGACCCATGAATCGTTATCAATGAGCATATCGATGTTGCGCTCGTTGATGAGATCCAGGCGTATGGGATTGGAAAGCCGGCGTAAAGCGAGGCGGATCTGATTGTAATAGATGGCCTCAATCTGGGTCGGGAAACTGGAGAAGATCGGTATTTCTTTCAGGCGCCACATCATGTGAGTTACCTCCATGGTTTTGCTTCAATAAAATCAAAGCATTATCCATGCCATAATCAGGCTATTTATCCTGGTCTAGGTAAATATTCGGCTATTCAAGAAATTAGACGTGTGCTTAACGATAGGGTTTCTTCCTCTAAATAAATAATTGACGCATTCCGCAATGAATTGCACCGTTTTCTGTCACTTGGTCAAGTTCGCAAACAGCAGCGGCAGTTTTTCTGGCAGCCGTTGCACATGGTCAATCCCATGGTCAATCACAGTATAGTTATTGCTGCCAAAAATGCGCTTAACGTAATTATCAGCATTCGGATCCAGTGTCAGGCAGTAGCTCATAATGCCTTTGGAGTAGAGTTCCGCCACCGCTTTTTTGGCATCGTAGCGTAGGTGTCACTGGGTAGTGATGAGTAAATCGATATACTGAAATAGTAAATTGTGTGACTATTAAGTGGTTATTATTTTAATAATTAACTTAGTGATTTAATTGAATTAACGATAAACGAAGCCGCTCAAGTAATCCCTTGAATTGCCCGATACACCTTCAATATTCGAATGTTTGCGCAATAATTGAAGGGAGAGAGATAGTGAGTACATTTCTGTCGCCGGCGATAGCGTTGATGGATCGCCTGTCATATCAAAAGAAAATGGCGATTGTCGCCATATTGTTTCTGATCCCCCTGAGCGTGACCACCTACCAGGTGATAAAAGTCTCTAGTGACACCATTAGCGCGGCACGGTCCGAGCAAATTGGGATCACGTACATCAAGCTGCTAAGGCAGTTTCAACAGCACGTTGCCGAACATCGTTATCTCTCGAGCGTGGTTTTATCCAACAAAACCGATGGAGATAAACTCTCAGAAAAAAACAGCGAGATTGAGGGGGATATCAAGCTCATTGATGAAGCTACACAGCAAAACGAGAATACGCTAGGCGCAGCGGCTCAGTGGACAGGAATAAAATCATCCTGGGAGAAGTTAAAGTCATCCACCAGCATGAGCGTCGAGGAAAGCAAAAAAGCGCATGATGCGCTCATCCATGACGTAATTTCATTATACGGTGGTCTTAGTGCATCATCCGGATTGATTCTTGACCCAAGTCTGGACGCTATTCATCTGGTATTGGCGCTAACCACCGATATTCCCAAGGCCGCTGAACATGGTGGACAGGTTCGTTATTATGGAATGGTGTTTCTTACCGCGAACCGTGCCCTCACATTTAATGAAAAGGCGCAGATGTTAATTGACTTTGAGGGAAGCGGAATGGCCTTGGAGGCGACTGATGACGAGATTCAGGCAACATTGAAAATCAGTCCTGATCTGAAAGAGCTATTGAGTGGCCCGTTGGAAGGGGGCATTAAAAATAATAGCCAGCTTTTGGGTGTAGTTAAGAAAGAGATACTCGATGAAAATTGGAATATTACCTCGCAAGAATATAACGCCATGGCAACCAAGGCGGTAAACTCCTACTTTGCATTGTTCGATGTAACGGGCCAAGCGCTTGAGCAGCTGCTAAATGCTCGGTTGGCACATGAACAGCAAAAGCGATTCTTGATCATTGGACTAGTGATCAGCTCGCTGGCAGTGGTGCTGTATTTCTTTATGGGCTTTTACCGTTCATCTATGCAGTCAATCGGTAATTTGGTGACAGCGTCTCAACAAATAAGCGATGGCGATTTATGCGCCCGCATCAAAACTATTTCCGGTGATGAGCTGGGTGCGGTGGCCAAGACGTTTAACAACATGGCCGAGAAATTCCGTTCCATTATTCAGCAGATGGCCACCACCAGCACTCACCTAGCGACAGCTTCAGAAGAGTTGTCCAGTGTTACCCAGGAGAGCAAGGCAGGTGTGCAGCAACAACAAAATGAGTTTACTCAGTTGGCTACGGCAATCACTGAAATGTCTGCAACCATTCAGGAGGTGGCACGTAATGCTGCCGAGGCTGCCTTGTCGGCTGAAAAGGCTGATAAAAGCGTGGTTGATGGCCGGCGCGTGATCAAGGATACCATGGATGCCATTAACAAACTTACTGCGCAGGTAGAGTCTGCTACGGGAGTGATCAATAATCTGGCGAAGGAAAGTGAAAATATCGGCGGTGTCTTGAGTATTATCGATGGTATTGCCGAGCAAACTAATCTACTTGCGCTAAATGCGGCGATTGAAGCTGCGCGTGCGGGCGAACAGGGGCGTGGTTTTGCCGTGGTGGCTGACGAGGTACGTACCTTGGCGCAACGAACCAAGGATTCCACCCATGAGATTCAGCAGATGATCGTAAAATTCCGTTCAGGTACCAGTGAAGCGGTAAAAGTAATGGAACAAAGCTATCGTCAGTCGCAGGACGGCAGGAATTTTGCCGAAAAGGCAGGGGCATCTTTTACAGAAATCACCAGCGAGGTTAACAAAATCAGCTCGATGAATCAGCAGATAGCCACTGCCGCAGAAGAGCAAAGCAGTGTCGCCGATGAGATCAACCGCAATATCCATAAAGTCACCGAGATCGTCGATCAGGTGGCTGCGGGGACAGAGCAGATTGCCGCTGCCTCGGAAGGGTTGGCCAAACTGGCTGCCGAGTCCCAGTCTGGGGTTGCACGGTTTAAAGTGTAGTAAATTATTTTGCAGGGTAGTAGGAATTCGGTGGATGTGTTGCTATATTTTTTGTTGGGGTATGGCAGTAATCAAGATAGTGCAAGGTGATGATCATTGTTTTTAAAAAGGAGATATAAATGAAAAAGCTCGTCCTGTTCTGCTTGGGGTTAACATTGTCGGTGGGTGCTTCACTGGCGAATGCTGGTAGTTGTGAGGTTCATTATAAACGTACTGCTTGTAAAGGCCAGGAAGCGACTGCCTACCGCAAGTGTAATGGCGAGAAAGAATGTAATAAAGACCATGACGCGGATTCGGTGGCGGCATGTCAAGACTTGGCAGTTAAGGCCTGTGCTAATGATCGATTCGATATCACCAAAAGCAAGGTCATAACCGCCAAATTCAATGGCAAGGCAATTAAATCCGCATCAGGGAAAGACGATTTTTGTATGGACTACGCCAACAAGGCAACTGAGTTCAATCAATGTCCAGAAGACAAGAAATAAGCTAATTTAACTGCGTTTGTTTGAATACAAAGCCCGGACACGTTGCTTGTCTGGGCTTTGTATTTACTTGGTCAGGCTTGCAAACAACAGAGGTAATTTTTCTGGTAGTCGTTGCACATGGTCAATCACAGTATAGTTATTGCTGCCAAAAATGCGCTTAACGTAATTATCAGCATTCGGATCCAGTGTCAGGCAGTAGCTCATAATGCCTTTGGAGTAGAGTTCTTCCACCGCTTTTTTGGTGTCGTAACGCAGGTGTTGTGGGTCACGCTCGTCAATGTCCGCTGGCTCACCGTCGGTGACGATTAATAGCAGCTTCTTGCGTTCGGGTTGTTTAAGCAGGTGTTGTCCCGCATGGCGCATTGCGGCGCCCATCCGTGTCGAGAGCCCGCCCTTCATTCCCGCCAGCCGCGCTTTTGCTTCATCATCGAATTTTTGATTGAAGTCCTTGAAGCGAAAATACTGCACGTCGTGACGGCCATCGGAGGCGAAGCCATGGATGGCGAAGGGGTCGCCAATGCCGTTGATCGCGGTGGCGACCAGGGTGCAGGCCTCGCGTGTCAGCTGCAGGATCGATTTATCAGTATCGGCGACTAATTCATTGGTCGACTCGGAGAGATCAAGCAGGACTACGACGCACAAATCTCGACTTTTGATCACATTGCGCATGGTAATGCGGGGGCTGGGTTGTTCACCCATGCGGATGGCGATCATGGCGTCAATGGCGGCGTTGAGATCGATCTCATCGCCATCCTCCAGATTGCGCATTCGCTGCACGCCTTCGGGTTGTAGCATGTCGATAATCTGCTTGATGCGAAATGCAATCGGCTTGTGTTCGAGCAAAATCTTCTCGATGTCTGCCGGATCCCCTTTCTTGGGACGCCGCTCAAAAACGGTGGTCCAATCCGGGCGGTGCAATTGCACCTGATAATCCCATTCCGGATAGCGATAGGGGTCGGAGATAGGCTCCTTGCCTTCCAGTTCATTGATGGTGCAGCCTTCATCCAGATAGAACGGCGTCGATAGCGTCCAGATTTCCTGTGCGTCGTCTCCCGCCAGTTCGCAATCCACCTCGTTGACCATCTCCATCAATGACATGCGCTTACGCACTTGCCGTGACTGACCGGGGAGCGCTGCACCATCAGCCCAGGACAGTTCTTCAAATTCCCAGACGAAACGGTTGTCGTCGCGGTAAGGAATGCGGATCGATTGCAGGATGCGCAGGCTGGGCACCTCCCGTCGCACGGCAAAGAGGTTGTATAACTCCAGTCCCATGTGCCAGGAGAACTGGTTGTTGTCTTTGTTGGCGTCGATATTGGCGTGGAATTTTTCGGCGAAGGTGTTCAACTCAGCATCATCCGATTTTACCGTGGCGTCGAGCAGCATGTGTGCAACATGCTCAAGGATTTCAGTCGTATGATGTTCCAGGGTGCATTCATGCTGCAATGACAACATCCGCTTCCACAGCTTCTTCAGACCGGGGAAGGCATTGGCGGCCTCATATTCGACGCGGGCGTCTTCAAGCAAGCCGATGAAGAACATCTGCGCCTGACTCAATTGTTCGGCTGAGATCGCGTTGCGGGTATAACAGATGTGTGCCGCCAGATGGGCAACGATGGCGCGATACACATCGATGCCGGCGATATCGCCAATATTATCGACGGCGTCCGGCAGATGAATGACGTGTTTTTCAATATAAGGGCGGAAACCTTCGTAATCGGCCGCCGTAGGCCGTAGAAAAAAATCCCGGCCCCAGAGTGCCCGCATGTAAAAATTGAGTTTGCGCTGATTATCGATAAACAGTGTGCCGCGGCGTTCCTTTTGCAACACGGCCAGACTGTCTTGAGTCTGGAGGCCAAAATAGGCCGCCTGAGCCTGGAGATTGGTGCGATAGGCTTCGGCGCCGAAATTTGCCCAGCGCTTGAGGCCGGACAGGGTGAGTTTTGATAACAATGCATCGAGTTGCGACAGCATCGGGCGCAAGCCGCGCGGCGCCTTGGCTGAAATCTGGTGAACCAATGCCAGATAACCGCGCAACAACTCGGGATCGCCGAGGCGACGTGCAGCCGTCGGCAGGCTGTTGAAGAGCAGGGCGATGATCTCGCCGGAGGTCATGGAAGATAATTTCAATGCAGCATGCAGACAGTCGTTGATGATGTCGTCGCCGCACTCTTTCACCACCAATGGCATTTCTTGAAGATAGGCTATGACCAATTCTTTGCCGCGACCGAGATTGATGAGTCCTTTGCCACCATCAAGATAAGCTTGCAGGCCGGCAGGCGACATGACGCGCGCGGCTTCGTGGAAACTGCCTTCCAGCACATCCCTGATCTCAGGCGATGCTTCAGTAAACTGTTCCCTGTAATCGTCGAAGTTAATGCTCATCGTTGATTCCCGTTTGTAGGGTGCGCTGCGCGCACCGGACATTGGTGCGTGTAACGCACCCTACATTTATCCAAAAAACGTATTTACTGCGGCATCCAATGTATCGCGCATATCCGGATCGTCGGTCAGTGGTCGGACCAGCGTCATGCTGCATGCGGCAACGGGGTTAACTCCCTTGGCAATCAACTGACCTGCATATACCAACAGACGGGTCGAAATGCCTTCGTCCAGGCCGTGGCCTTTGAGGTTGCGGGCACGATGCGCGATTTGCACCAGCTTGTGGGCGGTATCTTTATCGACATCCGTTTCCTTGGCCACGATTTCAGTTTCGATGTCTTCGGTCGGGTAGTCGAAGTCCAGCGCAGCGAAGCGTTGTTTAGTGGATTGCTTCAGATCTTTCATCAAGCTCTGATAACCGGGGTTGTATGAAATCACCAACTGAAAATCCGGATGTGCTTCGATCAGTTCACCTTTTTTGTCCAGCGGCAGGTTGCGGCGATGGTCGGTCAGTGGATGGATGACCACGGTAGTGTCCTGCCGCGCCTCAACCACTTCATCGAGATAACAAATGGCGCCGATACGCGCGGCCGTAGCCAGCGGGCCGTCCTGCCATTTGGTGCCATCTTTGTCGAGCAGGAAGCGGCCGACCAGATCTGAGGCGGTCATGTCTTCATTACAGGCGACGGTGATCAACGGTTTTTTCAGTTTCCACGCCATGTATTCAACAAAGCGCGATTTGCCGCAACCGGTCGGGCCCTTGAGCATGACGGGCATGCGGACGCTGTATGCGGCCTCATATAAACCGACTTCATTGGCGACCGGACGGTAGTAAGGTTCTTTTTTGACTTGATATTGCTCGAGATTACTTTTACTCATGGTGATTATCCTTTGGCGGTTTGTCTTCTATAATTAGTGAGACAAAAAAAGCCCCTGGGCGGAAACCGGCCAGGGGCTTTTGATTACAGCTCGACCCGACCGAACTTATACAGCTTTACCGCGGAATACCACCATCTCGGCACCCTTGGACTGATTAAAGTTGTTGTAGCCGACCAGACGCACGTGGTTGTTGGGGTGCGCCTTGTGGCAGGCTTCGGCTTCAGCCAGGATTCTGTCCACGTTGGTTTCGCCAAACAGCGGCAGCTTCCACATGTACCAATAATGGTCGAAGGCGTTTTCCGGCTCGGAGTGCTCAACGGCCGGGTTCCACCCTTTGCTGACGATGTACTCCACCTGCTTGCGGATCTGCTCTTTGGTCATGGCGGGCAGATACGAGAAGGTCTCAAATTTCCGGCTTGAGGCATCGCTCACACTGGATTTGTAGTCTTGCATTTCGCTCATTGTCTTATCTCCAAAAGTTTTGTTTCAAATTCGAGTTTGGTGTTGTTCACGTTTTATATTGGGTTAAAGTGCGGGTTTGTAGGGTACGCTGTGCGCACCGAATATTGGTGCGTGTAACGCACCCTACATTTAACTCCGCACTTCGATCCGCTACTTATGTGCCACGTCCAATTTATCTACAGTATCGAATTCGAACTTGATTTCCTTCCAGGTTTCCATCGCAATCTTAAGTTCAGGGCTGGCTTTGGCCGCTTTGGTAAGAACGTCCTTACCTTCCTTCTCAATCGCGATCCCCTGGTTGCGAGCTTCGACGCAGGCTTCCAGCGCGACGCGGTTGGCGGCGGCGCCAGCCGCGTTGCCCCAAGGGTGACCCAGCGTACCACCACCGAATTGCAGCACGGAGTCGTCACCGAAGATGTTGACCAGTGCCGGCATGTGCCAGACGTGGATACCACCGGAGGCGACTGGAATCACGCCAGGCATGGAGCCCCAGTCCTGATCGAAGAACAAGCCGCGTGAACGGTCTTCTTTGATAAACCGGTCGCGCATGGTGTCGATCCAGCCCAAAGTGGCTGCACGATCGCCTTCCAGCTTGCCGACCACGGTACCGGAGTGCAGGTGGTCACCACCGGACAGACGCAGCACCTTGGTCAGTACGCGGAAGTGGATACCATGATGCGGGTTACGGTCCAGTACGGCGTGCATGGCGCGATGGATGTGCAACAGCATGCCATTGTTGCGGCACCAGTTGGCCAGGCCGGTATTGGCCGTCAGGCCGCCGGTCAGGTAGTCGTGCATGATGATCGGCGCGCCCAATTCCTTGGCATATTCGGCACGCTTGTACATCTCCTCCGGTGTGGGCGCGGTCACGTTCAGGTAGTGCCCCTTGCGCTCGCCGGTCTCCGCTTCGGCCTTGTGGATGGCCTCCATAACGAAATCGAAGCGATGGTTCCAGCGCATGAAGGGCTGGCTGTTGACGTTCTCGTCGTCCTTGGTGAAGTCCAGACCGCCGCGCAGACACTCGTATACGGCGCGGCCGTAGTTCTTGGCGGACAACCCCAGCTTGGGTTTGATGGTGCAGCCCAGCATCGGACGGCCGTACTTGTTCATGATGTCGCGTTCGACCTGAATACCTTGTGGCGGTCCGCCGCAGGTCTTCACGTAGGCGATCGGGAAGCGGATGTCTTCCAGACGCAGGGCGCGGAGGGCCTTGAAACCGAACACGTTGCCCACCAGCGAAGTCAGCACGTTTACCACCGACCCTTCTTCGAACAGATCGATCGGGTAGGCGATGAAGGCGTAGAAACAGGTGTCGTCGCCCGGCACGTCTTCGATGGCGTAGGCGCGGCCCTTGTAGTAGTCCAGGTCGGTCAACAGATCGGTCCACACCGTGGTCCAGGTGCCGGTGGAGGACTCGGCCGCAACGGCCGCAGCGACTTCTTCACGCGGTACGCCGGCTTGCGGGGTGACCTTGAAGCAGGCCAGGATGTCGGTATCCAGCGGGGTGTAATTCGGCGTCCAATAGGTTTCGCGGTATTCTTTCACGCCCGCGTTGTAGGTCTTAACTGCCATGGCAGTGCTCCTTGATGGTTGGTGTAAATCGTCAGCCGCTTCAAACTTCTTCACCACTGAGACCCTGGTGCCGGACCGCGGCAGTGGTCGGCGGGTAAGCAGTGGATGTAGGCCACTATAGCGGATATTTGTATAAAGTAAATTCAGAGTTTATGATTGTTGCCATAAGCTATTACTTATGGGAAAATATGAACCTTACATTTCGTCAGTTAAAGGTATTTGAAGCGGTTGCACGGCATCTGAGTTACACGCGTGCAGCGCAGGATTTGCATCTTACGCAGCCCGCAGTTTCCATGCAAATAAAACAGCTGGAAGAAAATGTCGGTTTGCCGTTGTTTGAACAAATCGGCAAACAGATTTATCTCACCGAAGCGGGACGCGAGATGTATCATTATTGCCGCACGATTGCTGCCCAAGTGCGTGAAGCCGAAGAAGTCATTGAACAACTCAAAGGTATACAACGCGGACGTTTGCGCATTTCGGTGGCCAGTACTGCTAATTATTTTGCGACACGATTGTTGGCTGCATTCGTGAAGCGGCATGAAGGTGTGAGTTTTACGCTAGACGTTACGAATCGTGAAACATTGCTACGCCAGCTCGACGCCAATGAACAAGATTTGGTGATCATGGGTAAACCACCGGAAGGTTTGGAATTGGTGGCTGAGCCATTCATGGAAAATCCGCTGGTGGTGATCGCGCCGCCCGATCATCCACTCACTAAAAAGAAAAAAATTCCACTTCAGCAACTGCAAACTGAAATCTTTGTTGTGCGTGAAGCAGGTTCCGGTACCCGGATTGCCATGGAACGATTTTTCAGTGAACGTGGTATTGAATTGAACACCAGCATGGAGATGAGCAGTAATGAAGCCATCAAGCAGGCGGTGGCTGCGGGTTTGGGACTTGGCTTGGTTTCCATTCATACCCTGGGTCTTGAGTTGCGCGCCAAAGATTTGGTAGTGCTGGATGTACAGGATTTTCCCATCCTGCGGCACTGGTACATCGTTCACCGGCAGGGCAAGCGCTTGTCCGTTGTTGCCCAGGCGTTCAAGGACTTCTTATTGGAAGAGGCGAAGGTGATATTGAAGATGCCGGGCGGTGTGAATGCAGAGTAGATAGCCGCAGGCGAATCTAAATTTATCTGCGTCCTTCCTCTATCAATTAGCCTTGATCCCCGGGCCGATGAATAGGTGGCTGATATTTTCGGTGATAGTTATGCCGTGATCGATAATGTCGAGAAGTTGCCGGAGCAATTGACGCGCTTGTTTGTGACCTTGACCAAGTGATTTCATGCCAGGCTTTGGTTGTGGCGGGCGGGTCCGTTGGCGATGTGGAGCCGATATGCCACAATTGTTGATGTTGAAGGGTATCTAGGTAGTTTTAGCAATGATGGAAGAGCAGGGTAGTTGGATGCAGCGCGTGACAGCGCGCTGGTCGTCTGGGGCGTCTGAATCAGGGCAGCGGCGTTGGGTTAGGGTCGGGGCCGATGTTGGTTTGGCGCTGTTCGTGATCGGTGTAATAGCCGTGCTGACGGTTCCGGCCTCGCCTTCCGTTACCGCTCCTGTTCAAGTTCAATCCCCAGTATTGGAGCCGCCGGCGCCAGCGGTGGAGACGGCGCTGGAACACGCGCGCCAACATATGCAGCCAGGATATCGTTGTCCTATTCATCCTGAAGTGGTTTCTGAGACGCCTGGGCGCTGCCTAATCTGTGGCGAGGCCTTGGTCCCTGCAGTATCGACTATGAAACCCTCAGAGTTGCATCCGGTCGATGTCGTGGCCTACGTCGATAATAGTCATCGCAATCGTGACGTGATCCCTGAAAGTGAGGGATGGGTGGAGCGTATTGTCAAGGCAAAGGTGGGGCAGCGTGTAAAGCAGGGTGATGTGTTACTGGAGATTTATTCTCCGGGGTTGGTGCAATTGCAAATGGATTATCTGGATGGTCAGCGGCGTAAAGACGCACTGGCTTTGATTGATGCGCGCAACCGGTTGCGTGCCCATGGCCAAACGGATGAGTCGATTCGTGCGCTGGCGCTGGGAAAAAAGGCGGACGGGGTAATTCGCGTGCGAGCCCCTGGCGATGGGATGATCACTGAAGTTTATGCCCCTGAAGGAATCTTTGTGCCGCAGGGTATCGCGGTGGTGGATATGGTGGATGTTTCCAGTTTATGGATGAGCGCCAAGGTGCCGCTTTCAAAAATCATGGGGTTAGCGCCTGGAGTCAAGGTTGAGGCGCGCTCACCATTGCTGGGTAATGAAGTGTTGCTTGGGCAAACGGTGGCGGTGGATCGATTGGCTGCCGGAGATGATGCGCTGACGGTACAGGTGCGTTTCGATAACAGCAGTCAGAAGTTGGCGGAACGGCACTACGCGGATTTGCGGATATTTCCCGCTCAGCCGGTGAGTGAGCCGCTACTGCCGATGGTGAATGCTGATTGGTTGGACTACTAATAAGTTTGCTTAGCGCCGGTGCTGATCCACAAACTGAATCGCTTCTGTCACTGCATTACGTACGGTTTGTGCGATGTGCGCATGTTCTTCGGCGGAGAGATAAAAAATCAAATCCACATGGTGGCGGACATAGCGTGACGGAAGCCGATTTAGCGCGACGCAGGCGATATCTTCCATCAAGTCCTCATCGGCCTTGCGCTTCATCGCTTTTAACGTGGTTTTGATTTCGTTAAAGACCAATTGTTCGTAATAGTTAGCAATATTTTCGAAAGCCATGTGTTGTCCTCGGTAGACTGTAAATGTCTTATTTCTTCAATGGATGCCGTGCCTGAATATATAACGACATTTTGGCCCGAGGGTTAAGATCCTTTATTTCAAACATATTCATGCCATATCAATAGTGCGGAACTTTAACCCTGGATGTATTTGGGTATTCTAGCCCATTATAAAACTCCATGTCTTGAGTTGTGCTGTCGTTGATCTTTCTTGCCTGGGAGCAGGAGAGGTTCAGGAGAGTCATGTAACTTCACTGGACATAGTTCTGCTGTTGTATTGCGATTCGAGTCCGAACCCTAACGCAATCTCTAGTGCCAGCCCTTCAATGGGATGCCTGGTTTCGTAGCATAGCCTTGAAAACAGGGGTTTTTCCAATTTTTTGCATGGATAAGAT of the Gammaproteobacteria bacterium genome contains:
- a CDS encoding methyl-accepting chemotaxis protein, with translation MSTFLSPAIALMDRLSYQKKMAIVAILFLIPLSVTTYQVIKVSSDTISAARSEQIGITYIKLLRQFQQHVAEHRYLSSVVLSNKTDGDKLSEKNSEIEGDIKLIDEATQQNENTLGAAAQWTGIKSSWEKLKSSTSMSVEESKKAHDALIHDVISLYGGLSASSGLILDPSLDAIHLVLALTTDIPKAAEHGGQVRYYGMVFLTANRALTFNEKAQMLIDFEGSGMALEATDDEIQATLKISPDLKELLSGPLEGGIKNNSQLLGVVKKEILDENWNITSQEYNAMATKAVNSYFALFDVTGQALEQLLNARLAHEQQKRFLIIGLVISSLAVVLYFFMGFYRSSMQSIGNLVTASQQISDGDLCARIKTISGDELGAVAKTFNNMAEKFRSIIQQMATTSTHLATASEELSSVTQESKAGVQQQQNEFTQLATAITEMSATIQEVARNAAEAALSAEKADKSVVDGRRVIKDTMDAINKLTAQVESATGVINNLAKESENIGGVLSIIDGIAEQTNLLALNAAIEAARAGEQGRGFAVVADEVRTLAQRTKDSTHEIQQMIVKFRSGTSEAVKVMEQSYRQSQDGRNFAEKAGASFTEITSEVNKISSMNQQIATAAEEQSSVADEINRNIHKVTEIVDQVAAGTEQIAAASEGLAKLAAESQSGVARFKV
- a CDS encoding VWA domain-containing protein, whose amino-acid sequence is MSINFDDYREQFTEASPEIRDVLEGSFHEAARVMSPAGLQAYLDGGKGLINLGRGKELVIAYLQEMPLVVKECGDDIINDCLHAALKLSSMTSGEIIALLFNSLPTAARRLGDPELLRGYLALVHQISAKAPRGLRPMLSQLDALLSKLTLSGLKRWANFGAEAYRTNLQAQAAYFGLQTQDSLAVLQKERRGTLFIDNQRKLNFYMRALWGRDFFLRPTAADYEGFRPYIEKHVIHLPDAVDNIGDIAGIDVYRAIVAHLAAHICYTRNAISAEQLSQAQMFFIGLLEDARVEYEAANAFPGLKKLWKRMLSLQHECTLEHHTTEILEHVAHMLLDATVKSDDAELNTFAEKFHANIDANKDNNQFSWHMGLELYNLFAVRREVPSLRILQSIRIPYRDDNRFVWEFEELSWADGAALPGQSRQVRKRMSLMEMVNEVDCELAGDDAQEIWTLSTPFYLDEGCTINELEGKEPISDPYRYPEWDYQVQLHRPDWTTVFERRPKKGDPADIEKILLEHKPIAFRIKQIIDMLQPEGVQRMRNLEDGDEIDLNAAIDAMIAIRMGEQPSPRITMRNVIKSRDLCVVVLLDLSESTNELVADTDKSILQLTREACTLVATAINGIGDPFAIHGFASDGRHDVQYFRFKDFNQKFDDEAKARLAGMKGGLSTRMGAAMRHAGQHLLKQPERKKLLLIVTDGEPADIDERDPQHLRYDTKKAVEELYSKGIMSYCLTLDPNADNYVKRIFGSNNYTVIDHVQRLPEKLPLLFASLTK
- a CDS encoding CbbQ/NirQ/NorQ/GpvN family protein encodes the protein MSKSNLEQYQVKKEPYYRPVANEVGLYEAAYSVRMPVMLKGPTGCGKSRFVEYMAWKLKKPLITVACNEDMTASDLVGRFLLDKDGTKWQDGPLATAARIGAICYLDEVVEARQDTTVVIHPLTDHRRNLPLDKKGELIEAHPDFQLVISYNPGYQSLMKDLKQSTKQRFAALDFDYPTEDIETEIVAKETDVDKDTAHKLVQIAHRARNLKGHGLDEGISTRLLVYAGQLIAKGVNPVAACSMTLVRPLTDDPDMRDTLDAAVNTFFG
- a CDS encoding ribulose bisphosphate carboxylase small subunit, with product MSEMQDYKSSVSDASSRKFETFSYLPAMTKEQIRKQVEYIVSKGWNPAVEHSEPENAFDHYWYMWKLPLFGETNVDRILAEAEACHKAHPNNHVRLVGYNNFNQSKGAEMVVFRGKAV
- a CDS encoding form I ribulose bisphosphate carboxylase large subunit — encoded protein: MAVKTYNAGVKEYRETYWTPNYTPLDTDILACFKVTPQAGVPREEVAAAVAAESSTGTWTTVWTDLLTDLDYYKGRAYAIEDVPGDDTCFYAFIAYPIDLFEEGSVVNVLTSLVGNVFGFKALRALRLEDIRFPIAYVKTCGGPPQGIQVERDIMNKYGRPMLGCTIKPKLGLSAKNYGRAVYECLRGGLDFTKDDENVNSQPFMRWNHRFDFVMEAIHKAEAETGERKGHYLNVTAPTPEEMYKRAEYAKELGAPIIMHDYLTGGLTANTGLANWCRNNGMLLHIHRAMHAVLDRNPHHGIHFRVLTKVLRLSGGDHLHSGTVVGKLEGDRAATLGWIDTMRDRFIKEDRSRGLFFDQDWGSMPGVIPVASGGIHVWHMPALVNIFGDDSVLQFGGGTLGHPWGNAAGAAANRVALEACVEARNQGIAIEKEGKDVLTKAAKASPELKIAMETWKEIKFEFDTVDKLDVAHK
- a CDS encoding LysR family transcriptional regulator: MNLTFRQLKVFEAVARHLSYTRAAQDLHLTQPAVSMQIKQLEENVGLPLFEQIGKQIYLTEAGREMYHYCRTIAAQVREAEEVIEQLKGIQRGRLRISVASTANYFATRLLAAFVKRHEGVSFTLDVTNRETLLRQLDANEQDLVIMGKPPEGLELVAEPFMENPLVVIAPPDHPLTKKKKIPLQQLQTEIFVVREAGSGTRIAMERFFSERGIELNTSMEMSSNEAIKQAVAAGLGLGLVSIHTLGLELRAKDLVVLDVQDFPILRHWYIVHRQGKRLSVVAQAFKDFLLEEAKVILKMPGGVNAE
- a CDS encoding efflux RND transporter periplasmic adaptor subunit, encoding MMEEQGSWMQRVTARWSSGASESGQRRWVRVGADVGLALFVIGVIAVLTVPASPSVTAPVQVQSPVLEPPAPAVETALEHARQHMQPGYRCPIHPEVVSETPGRCLICGEALVPAVSTMKPSELHPVDVVAYVDNSHRNRDVIPESEGWVERIVKAKVGQRVKQGDVLLEIYSPGLVQLQMDYLDGQRRKDALALIDARNRLRAHGQTDESIRALALGKKADGVIRVRAPGDGMITEVYAPEGIFVPQGIAVVDMVDVSSLWMSAKVPLSKIMGLAPGVKVEARSPLLGNEVLLGQTVAVDRLAAGDDALTVQVRFDNSSQKLAERHYADLRIFPAQPVSEPLLPMVNADWLDY
- a CDS encoding late competence development ComFB family protein; this encodes MAFENIANYYEQLVFNEIKTTLKAMKRKADEDLMEDIACVALNRLPSRYVRHHVDLIFYLSAEEHAHIAQTVRNAVTEAIQFVDQHRR